The Thermoplasma sp. Kam2015 genome includes a window with the following:
- a CDS encoding DNA-directed RNA polymerase subunit D: MDVKIFKLSDRYIRFEIDGITPSQANALRRTLINDIPKLAIENVTFHHGEIRDSEGNVYDSSLPLFDEMVAHRLGLIPLKTDLTLNFRDQCSCGGKGCSLCTVTYSINKLGPSTVFSSDLQAVSHPDLVPVDGEIPIVKLGAKQAILITAEAILGTAKDHAKWQVTSGVSYKYHREFHVSKKEFDGWQKIKESCPKSVMSENDEEIVFTDDFGCNDLNILFESDGVNIKEDDSRFIFQFETDGSLTAKDTLLYALNRLKDRWDMLVESLSE, from the coding sequence ATGGACGTAAAAATTTTCAAGTTATCCGATAGATACATAAGATTTGAGATAGATGGCATTACGCCATCCCAGGCCAACGCGCTGCGTCGCACGCTTATAAACGATATACCAAAGCTGGCCATAGAGAATGTCACATTTCATCACGGTGAGATAAGAGATTCGGAAGGGAATGTATACGACTCCTCTCTTCCGCTCTTCGATGAAATGGTTGCACATAGGCTTGGCCTTATACCGCTGAAGACGGATCTAACGCTAAATTTCAGAGATCAGTGCTCCTGCGGTGGTAAGGGCTGCTCTCTATGTACCGTTACCTATTCAATAAATAAGCTTGGGCCATCAACAGTGTTTTCATCCGATCTACAGGCCGTGAGCCATCCGGATCTTGTACCTGTGGATGGTGAGATACCAATAGTTAAACTTGGAGCAAAACAGGCTATACTGATAACCGCGGAAGCAATTCTTGGTACGGCCAAGGATCATGCAAAATGGCAGGTCACATCAGGCGTCTCATACAAGTACCACAGGGAATTTCATGTTTCTAAGAAGGAATTCGATGGCTGGCAGAAGATAAAGGAATCATGCCCCAAATCGGTAATGAGCGAAAACGATGAAGAGATCGTTTTCACCGATGATTTCGGGTGCAATGACCTTAACATTCTATTTGAGTCGGATGGGGTAAACATAAAAGAGGATGACAGCAGATTCATATTCCAGTTTGAGACAGACGGTTCCCTTACAGCCAAGGATACTCTGCTTTATGCTCTTAACCGTCTAAAGGACAGATGGGATATGCTGGTTGAGAGTCTTTCTGAATAA
- a CDS encoding 30S ribosomal protein S11, with the protein MNKTGIAHIYASQNNTIIHVTDPTGAETIAMVSGGMVVKNDRDQASPYAAMKAADMVSEALKEKEITDLIIKVRAPGGNKSKIPGPGAQAAIRALSRAGLKIVRIEEVTPIPHDGTKKKGGKRGRRV; encoded by the coding sequence ATGAATAAGACAGGCATTGCTCACATTTATGCATCTCAGAACAACACGATAATACACGTCACAGATCCGACCGGCGCTGAGACCATAGCGATGGTATCCGGTGGGATGGTTGTTAAGAACGATAGGGATCAGGCAAGTCCATATGCTGCAATGAAGGCCGCAGATATGGTCTCTGAGGCTTTGAAAGAGAAGGAGATAACGGATCTGATAATAAAGGTGAGAGCGCCGGGAGGAAACAAATCAAAGATCCCTGGACCTGGTGCACAGGCAGCTATAAGGGCGCTTTCAAGGGCTGGACTTAAGATTGTCCGTATAGAGGAAGTAACTCCTATCCCCCACGATGGGACCAAGAAGAAGGGGGGAAAGAGAGGGAGAAGGGTCTGA
- a CDS encoding 30S ribosomal protein S4, translated as MGDPKFHHKKYSTPRHPWEKERIDEENKIVVKYGLKNKKEIWRSEALLSSIRSQARYLRARLRTNDVNAQKQLERMIKRLSRYKLLSENANLDDVLSLTVENILDRRLQTIVFRKNLAISVRQARQLITHGHISVAGRRVTVPGMLVEAKDEDAITFEENSPLANELHPIRQALLAPAQRSAEIKETSEESSEEGGVNE; from the coding sequence ATGGGAGATCCTAAATTCCATCATAAGAAGTATTCGACTCCTCGCCATCCTTGGGAGAAGGAGAGAATAGATGAGGAGAATAAGATAGTTGTTAAATATGGGCTGAAGAACAAAAAGGAGATATGGAGAAGTGAGGCTCTCCTGTCATCGATCAGATCGCAGGCAAGATATCTTAGAGCCAGGCTAAGAACAAACGATGTCAATGCACAGAAGCAGCTTGAGAGGATGATAAAAAGGCTGAGCAGATACAAGCTTCTGAGCGAGAACGCGAACCTTGATGATGTCCTTTCATTGACCGTGGAGAATATCCTGGACAGACGCCTGCAGACTATAGTTTTCAGAAAGAACCTTGCCATAAGCGTCAGGCAGGCCAGGCAGTTGATAACCCATGGCCATATATCGGTGGCAGGCAGGCGTGTCACTGTCCCCGGAATGCTGGTGGAAGCCAAGGACGAGGATGCAATAACATTCGAAGAGAATTCGCCTCTTGCGAACGAGCTGCATCCCATAAGGCAGGCCCTCCTTGCACCTGCGCAGAGATCTGCTGAGATAAAGGAAACCAGTGAAGAATCCTCTGAGGAAGGTGGTGTAAATGAATAA
- a CDS encoding 30S ribosomal protein S13, with translation MAKGSANNVKVNQESGKNQPEKKENKDFQYIVRIANKDLNGERLLPLALSDLKGIGERLGYVIAERLDLPIDKKIGELKEEQLEKLREYVEAKEYDLPEWLLNHRREPITGKNFNLVSTDLEIQVQEDINLMKKIRSYKGIRHEKGKKVRGQRTRSNGRKGLSIGVVRKKE, from the coding sequence ATGGCAAAGGGATCTGCAAATAATGTTAAGGTTAATCAAGAGTCCGGCAAGAATCAACCGGAAAAAAAGGAAAATAAGGATTTCCAGTACATAGTACGTATAGCAAACAAGGATCTGAACGGTGAGCGTCTTCTGCCACTGGCTCTTTCAGATCTGAAGGGTATAGGGGAAAGACTAGGTTATGTTATAGCGGAACGTTTGGATCTACCAATCGATAAGAAGATTGGAGAACTGAAGGAAGAACAGCTCGAAAAACTCCGTGAGTACGTTGAGGCTAAGGAATATGATCTTCCTGAGTGGCTTCTCAACCACAGAAGGGAGCCCATTACGGGCAAAAATTTCAATCTAGTTTCAACGGATCTTGAGATTCAGGTTCAGGAAGATATAAACCTGATGAAGAAAATAAGATCATACAAAGGAATAAGACACGAAAAAGGTAAAAAGGTCAGGGGCCAGAGGACAAGATCTAACGGTAGAAAAGGTCTCAGTATAGGTGTTGTCAGGAAGAAAGAATGA
- a CDS encoding MFS transporter: MEASVNFTQSAKIRSLVFTSLGHFTNDFNILLFSILITYYHSDFGISLAVLGAVAIIYSIISGLLSTPIGRYADKTRRYRFLLLSGFLILGISVYLFALSFVSASLALPVMIVASILFGFGQAFYHPLGSSVLNLTYGNSSASALGINGAFGSIGRSALPVILVPLIILVGEKYALIVLGSYMIIAGVIIYSGLSFIREHEIPASSRSASSSRNRDTLSRYSSVLAIIVAMVFIRSMFLTGTTTYISQFVLDRVRSETMMSIILTISFLTAVAGQPYFGRLTQKHGGKFTIGLTTGLSTLFFIFFMFAGTDPVLNTITYALYVFTAFSGFPVLMGYVNQIVPREISTTAGGMVWGIGNTVGGGIGIAIISILLYVHTTLIDAMWIMTIFGAVSLILFPLIPNKRSAARMKASTS; the protein is encoded by the coding sequence TTGGAAGCAAGTGTAAATTTCACACAGTCTGCTAAGATCAGATCTCTGGTCTTTACATCGCTTGGACATTTCACTAACGACTTCAATATACTTCTTTTCTCAATCCTAATAACATACTACCACTCCGACTTTGGGATAAGCCTCGCTGTTCTTGGCGCAGTAGCCATCATTTACAGTATAATAAGCGGTCTCTTAAGTACTCCGATAGGCAGATATGCAGATAAGACACGCAGATACAGATTTCTGCTGTTATCTGGATTTCTGATACTTGGGATCTCAGTGTACCTTTTTGCGCTGTCATTCGTTTCGGCTAGTTTAGCACTCCCTGTGATGATAGTGGCATCGATTCTCTTTGGATTTGGTCAAGCCTTCTACCATCCACTTGGTAGCTCTGTTCTAAACTTGACCTATGGAAATTCATCTGCCTCGGCTCTGGGCATAAACGGCGCATTTGGAAGCATAGGCAGATCGGCCCTTCCTGTCATACTCGTTCCTTTGATAATTCTCGTTGGTGAAAAATACGCTCTGATCGTGCTTGGCTCGTACATGATAATCGCAGGCGTAATAATCTACAGTGGCCTCTCATTCATAAGAGAGCACGAGATACCGGCAAGCTCAAGATCGGCGAGTTCTTCAAGGAATCGTGACACACTTTCCAGATACTCCAGCGTGCTGGCCATAATCGTTGCGATGGTCTTCATAAGGTCTATGTTTCTCACCGGTACAACTACATACATCTCACAGTTTGTGCTGGATCGTGTCAGATCCGAGACCATGATGAGCATCATCTTGACCATAAGCTTTCTGACGGCCGTAGCAGGGCAACCATATTTCGGGAGATTGACCCAGAAACACGGAGGAAAATTTACTATAGGATTGACCACCGGCCTTTCAACACTTTTCTTCATCTTCTTCATGTTTGCTGGCACTGATCCCGTATTGAACACCATAACTTATGCGCTCTACGTTTTCACAGCCTTTTCAGGTTTTCCAGTTCTTATGGGATACGTCAATCAGATCGTCCCGCGCGAGATCTCAACAACCGCTGGAGGGATGGTATGGGGTATCGGCAACACAGTCGGTGGAGGTATTGGAATAGCCATAATATCCATTCTGCTATATGTCCATACGACTCTGATTGATGCCATGTGGATTATGACCATATTTGGAGCAGTTTCCCTGATCCTATTTCCACTGATACCCAATAAGCGTTCCGCAGCAAGGATGAAAGCATCAACCTCATGA
- the fen gene encoding flap endonuclease-1 produces the protein MGTDISDIVVSHDTSLKDQANQIFSIDTYNILYQLLSNVRQFDGMPLMDSHGNVTSHLYGIFYRTVNLIENKIKPVYVFDGKPSPLKNRTLSERQLMKEKAKVELEEAIERGEENLRQYYSRVNYITPQIVDDTKKLLDYMGIPYVDAPSEGEAQASYMTKKNVDGVISQDYDCLLFGAKKILRNFAIYGRRKVPRKNVYRTIYPEYILLDETLTVNQINHDQLIDIGILVGTDFNEGIKGIGAKKALVLIKKEGNIKNVLKRLGKEIENLDEIEDFFRNPPVIDVDFKFGQLDADGVERFLCDEHDFSRDRIRDHLETLKKNYQASTQSKLDSFD, from the coding sequence ATGGGAACTGATATATCCGATATAGTTGTTAGTCATGACACATCGCTCAAGGATCAGGCGAACCAGATATTCTCCATAGATACGTACAATATACTTTACCAACTACTCAGCAATGTGAGGCAGTTTGATGGAATGCCTCTTATGGATTCGCATGGCAATGTGACATCGCATCTGTATGGAATTTTTTATCGTACTGTCAATCTCATAGAAAACAAGATCAAGCCGGTATACGTATTTGATGGAAAACCAAGTCCCTTAAAGAACAGAACGCTCAGCGAGAGGCAGTTGATGAAGGAAAAGGCTAAAGTTGAGCTCGAGGAGGCCATAGAGAGGGGCGAAGAAAATCTGAGGCAGTATTACTCTCGCGTAAATTATATAACACCTCAAATAGTCGATGATACGAAGAAGCTTCTTGACTATATGGGAATCCCCTATGTTGATGCGCCATCTGAAGGTGAGGCGCAGGCATCGTACATGACAAAGAAGAACGTTGACGGCGTGATTTCACAGGACTATGACTGTTTGCTGTTCGGCGCGAAGAAGATCCTGAGAAATTTCGCAATCTATGGTAGAAGGAAGGTTCCAAGAAAGAACGTTTACAGGACTATATATCCAGAGTACATACTGCTGGATGAAACGCTCACGGTAAATCAGATCAACCATGATCAGCTTATTGATATAGGTATATTGGTGGGTACGGACTTCAACGAAGGGATAAAGGGCATAGGAGCAAAAAAGGCGCTTGTACTCATAAAGAAGGAGGGGAACATAAAGAATGTATTGAAGCGACTGGGTAAAGAGATCGAGAATCTCGACGAGATCGAGGATTTCTTCAGAAACCCTCCAGTGATCGATGTTGACTTCAAGTTTGGGCAGCTGGATGCAGATGGTGTGGAACGCTTCCTGTGTGATGAACACGATTTTTCGAGGGACAGGATAAGGGATCACCTTGAGACGCTGAAGAAGAATTATCAGGCATCCACACAATCGAAGCTTGATAGCTTCGATTAG
- the radB gene encoding DNA repair and recombination protein RadB, which produces MDEVSLEQGIRRLTTGVNCIDAILNGGLEGGIITEVFGEGGSGKTNICMVASCSALSQGLKVVYIDSEGLSPERFLAVCHSDISRFKLFRVYSLDDQEVAIMKASKMADKDQKIGLIILDSFSEFFRLERSDDRQSRIVEFQRQLSLLSSLAAKRNIPVLITNQIYQDIDNGTLQPFGGFLVDHAMKAILKVEKLPDGRRKISITKHRSVKEGLSAFFRITDGGLTCEV; this is translated from the coding sequence ATGGATGAAGTTTCGCTTGAGCAAGGAATAAGACGCCTGACCACTGGAGTCAACTGTATAGATGCAATTCTGAACGGAGGGTTGGAGGGTGGCATAATCACAGAGGTCTTTGGAGAAGGAGGATCCGGTAAGACAAACATATGCATGGTGGCTTCATGCTCGGCACTCAGTCAGGGACTGAAGGTCGTGTATATTGATTCAGAGGGCCTATCGCCAGAGAGATTCCTTGCAGTCTGCCATTCCGATATATCAAGATTCAAACTCTTCAGAGTTTATTCTCTGGACGATCAGGAAGTCGCCATAATGAAGGCTTCAAAGATGGCAGATAAAGATCAGAAGATAGGGCTCATAATTCTCGATTCATTTTCTGAGTTCTTCCGGTTGGAACGTAGCGACGACAGGCAGTCCAGAATAGTGGAATTTCAGAGACAGCTCTCGTTATTGTCATCACTGGCAGCCAAGAGAAACATACCGGTTCTCATAACCAATCAAATATATCAGGATATAGATAATGGAACGCTGCAGCCATTCGGTGGGTTTCTCGTCGATCATGCTATGAAGGCGATTCTCAAGGTTGAAAAGCTGCCCGACGGCCGAAGAAAGATAAGCATAACAAAGCATCGATCCGTGAAGGAGGGTCTATCGGCATTTTTCAGGATTACGGATGGTGGACTGACATGCGAGGTGTGA
- a CDS encoding aminopeptidase P family protein, whose amino-acid sequence MDVKRIFEYAREVDTVLIYNASESARDPTFTYVTQTTNGIFEGSALIVGKNGTTIVTSQLEEQAARATGLDVRIFRNSTEFQNILREILKDVNTVGLNYSSLSLASYKMLLRIVPDKEFLDVSASILEARKIKQPEELSKIREAAKIGSEVLPDVLDSLNEGMTEYEVASKIVYLMMKNGASGPSFDTIVAFGKNAAMPHYSPGQAKLKKGDFVLMDYGARYMGYCSDITRTVVFGKASQEQVEMYNIVKEAQMAGMKSIKDGANGRDVDGAARKVIDSTKFKGRFIHSLGHGVGLEVHDHPALSPSMDFPLKANMVVTVEPGIYVPEFGGVRIEDDVIVTKDGYERITSAPTYDLIEVS is encoded by the coding sequence ATGGATGTGAAGAGAATTTTCGAATACGCCAGAGAGGTTGACACAGTTCTCATATACAACGCCTCGGAGAGCGCTAGAGATCCGACGTTCACCTATGTCACGCAGACGACGAATGGGATTTTTGAAGGATCTGCCCTGATAGTTGGAAAGAACGGGACAACTATCGTTACATCCCAGCTTGAAGAGCAGGCGGCAAGGGCTACTGGTCTTGATGTCAGGATATTCAGGAACTCCACTGAATTCCAGAATATACTGAGAGAGATTTTGAAGGACGTCAATACCGTTGGCCTCAACTATTCATCACTCTCACTTGCATCTTATAAGATGCTGCTCAGGATAGTACCAGATAAGGAATTCCTCGATGTATCGGCAAGCATCCTCGAAGCCAGAAAGATAAAGCAACCTGAGGAGCTGAGCAAGATTAGGGAGGCTGCCAAGATAGGCAGTGAGGTTCTGCCTGATGTTCTAGACAGCCTCAATGAGGGCATGACAGAGTATGAGGTTGCTTCCAAGATAGTCTATCTTATGATGAAGAACGGTGCCTCAGGACCATCCTTTGATACCATCGTGGCATTTGGAAAGAATGCCGCAATGCCACATTATTCGCCCGGTCAGGCCAAACTCAAAAAGGGGGATTTTGTGCTGATGGATTACGGGGCCAGATACATGGGATACTGTTCAGATATAACCAGAACGGTCGTGTTCGGAAAGGCCAGCCAGGAACAGGTGGAGATGTATAATATAGTCAAGGAAGCTCAGATGGCTGGAATGAAGAGCATAAAAGATGGAGCGAACGGAAGGGACGTTGACGGTGCAGCGAGGAAAGTTATCGATTCAACCAAATTCAAGGGAAGATTTATACACTCTCTTGGCCATGGAGTGGGACTTGAGGTTCATGATCATCCAGCACTTTCCCCAAGCATGGATTTTCCGCTCAAAGCAAACATGGTCGTCACCGTAGAACCAGGGATATACGTTCCAGAGTTCGGTGGGGTGAGAATAGAGGATGATGTAATAGTTACAAAGGACGGCTATGAGCGGATAACCAGCGCACCTACATATGACCTCATAGAAGTATCATGA
- the priL gene encoding DNA primase regulatory subunit PriL, giving the protein MIFPDRKTILDRNLIEGIAAASISGDAQRDREYAAIKRSTLAFIEGAIRGDKSAYISEVEELAFMTWILASLNENIVTARTIIRARDIVERQLANAQHNEDLEEFARRLSIDVSIEGNILTKDHLYRVQIDDFATYASRVTGARYRLSNQIVKNGYVYIQNEVLVRILEEAFVSFMFSVIDDIDENAATDALKPVSDDLARLRDAYRKVHNRGLLEGKGNIDMFPPCMKEIIKNLDSGINVSHMGRLALASFLHKVGYSEDEIVQYFRNAPDFEENITRYQIKHLSGEISGTEYTPPKCETMRSNHLCYMDDDPLCHREWMKHPLTYYEVKRKNRNIR; this is encoded by the coding sequence ATGATATTTCCAGACAGAAAGACAATACTAGACAGGAATTTAATAGAGGGCATCGCCGCCGCCTCAATTAGTGGTGATGCCCAAAGAGACCGTGAGTACGCTGCAATAAAGAGAAGCACGCTGGCCTTCATAGAAGGCGCAATACGTGGAGATAAGTCTGCTTACATCTCTGAGGTCGAAGAGCTTGCGTTCATGACCTGGATACTGGCGTCTCTCAATGAAAATATAGTGACAGCAAGAACCATAATAAGAGCGCGCGATATCGTTGAAAGACAGCTTGCAAATGCGCAGCATAATGAAGATCTGGAAGAGTTCGCAAGGAGGCTCAGCATCGATGTATCCATTGAGGGCAACATACTTACGAAGGATCATCTCTACAGAGTTCAGATCGATGACTTTGCAACCTATGCCAGCAGAGTGACCGGAGCGAGATATAGACTTTCCAATCAGATTGTAAAAAATGGTTACGTATATATTCAGAATGAAGTTCTTGTCCGTATCCTGGAAGAGGCTTTTGTATCCTTCATGTTCAGTGTGATAGACGATATAGATGAAAATGCCGCGACCGATGCACTTAAACCAGTATCTGATGACCTAGCAAGGCTACGCGATGCATATAGGAAAGTACATAACAGAGGACTATTGGAGGGCAAGGGAAATATCGATATGTTTCCGCCCTGCATGAAGGAGATAATTAAAAATCTTGATAGCGGAATAAATGTATCGCATATGGGAAGGCTGGCACTGGCCAGCTTCTTACATAAGGTTGGGTATTCTGAAGATGAGATAGTTCAGTACTTCAGGAATGCGCCAGATTTCGAAGAGAATATAACGAGGTATCAGATTAAGCACCTATCAGGAGAGATCTCTGGAACGGAGTATACACCACCAAAATGCGAAACAATGCGATCCAATCATCTGTGCTACATGGATGATGACCCTCTGTGCCACAGGGAATGGATGAAGCATCCCCTGACGTATTATGAGGTTAAGAGGAAAAACAGAAACATAAGATAA
- a CDS encoding signal recognition particle subunit SRP19/SEC65 family protein, with amino-acid sequence MRCALYLQYFSRDIPRSKGRRLSRKVLANFSEDRLRKILDEAGISYEIRECYYPRIPWQKTKMYVLESNLKKTSILKLIEKKL; translated from the coding sequence ATGAGGTGCGCTCTATATCTCCAGTATTTTTCCAGGGATATACCCAGATCCAAGGGAAGGCGGCTTTCCAGGAAGGTTCTCGCTAATTTTTCCGAGGATCGCCTCCGCAAGATACTGGATGAGGCCGGTATATCATACGAAATAAGGGAATGTTACTATCCTAGAATTCCCTGGCAGAAGACAAAAATGTATGTTCTGGAATCAAATTTGAAGAAAACATCTATACTGAAATTGATCGAGAAGAAGCTATAG
- a CDS encoding 30S ribosomal protein S8e — translation MTIFQGKSGKKPTGGSLKQSRKKRRFELGREPTLTKLGSKTERKVVRTMGGNSKVILFTAETANVYDASEKKIKRVKIVTVKANPANSHYVQRNIINKGTVIATEIGDAVVTSRPGQDGVVNAKLLK, via the coding sequence ATGACAATATTTCAGGGCAAATCCGGAAAGAAACCAACTGGCGGAAGCCTGAAGCAGTCCAGAAAGAAGAGAAGATTTGAACTGGGCAGAGAGCCAACCTTAACGAAGCTTGGCAGCAAGACCGAGCGTAAGGTAGTCAGAACAATGGGCGGTAACAGCAAGGTGATACTGTTCACAGCTGAGACTGCAAATGTATACGATGCATCAGAGAAGAAGATAAAGCGCGTCAAGATAGTAACAGTTAAAGCCAACCCTGCAAACAGCCATTATGTTCAGAGAAACATCATAAACAAGGGTACTGTAATAGCGACAGAGATAGGGGATGCTGTTGTAACCTCAAGGCCGGGCCAGGATGGCGTTGTTAACGCTAAGCTTCTGAAGTGA
- a CDS encoding NifB/NifX family molybdenum-iron cluster-binding protein: MKFAVAVSGNKVNGPGESEEIQIYQVNDGKFELVEKYANPALEASGARGIQMIRSAMDHGVDVLVLSEIGSPGFNYVKNRMKVYIVPEIPVDEALKMILDGRVKPASAATHEHGHHH, translated from the coding sequence ATGAAATTCGCTGTAGCAGTTTCTGGAAACAAAGTGAATGGGCCTGGGGAATCTGAAGAAATACAGATTTATCAGGTAAACGATGGTAAATTTGAGCTTGTGGAGAAATACGCCAATCCGGCGCTTGAAGCGTCTGGCGCAAGAGGCATACAGATGATACGATCAGCAATGGATCATGGGGTGGATGTACTGGTGCTAAGCGAAATTGGATCTCCCGGATTCAATTATGTCAAAAATAGGATGAAGGTATATATCGTACCAGAGATCCCCGTAGATGAGGCACTGAAGATGATACTGGATGGTCGGGTAAAACCTGCCAGTGCTGCGACACATGAACACGGCCATCATCACTGA